ATGTTGAAATGGCGGCCACCGGTAGTTTCTGCTAAGTATTCGTATTCTCGCTCAGGGTCAATGACGATAACGTCAGCATCAAACATGAGTGAGCGAACAATCTCTAATTTTGTCATATACGATTTACCGGCACCTGATTTTGCAAATACAACAGAGTTGTAGTTTTCTAATGAGAAACGGTCAAAGAGCACAAGGCTGGAGTTGTGGCGGTTGATACCGTAAAGAATTCCCCTATCGCTCGTGAGGTCGAAAGAAACAAATGGAAAGATGCTTGAAAGTGGAGATGAGTTAAGGTTCGAATGAACCGAAAGAGCATCTTCTGCTATTGGTAACACACTTTTAAATCCTGGTTCTTGCTGGAACAGTGCGGGTTTTAGATAGACAAGGCGGGATTCAAGAATCGATCGTATTTCTGATTCAGTTTTATCTATCTCGTCTCGCGTGTCTCCATAGATAGTTATATACAAACCAATTTTAAACATCTTCTCTTGTGCTTGCTGTAGTTGGTCTCTGAGATATTCGAGGTCAGAGTACGCGGTGTCGAGCACAGGGTCTCTTACGAGTCCTTTTTGTTGCCTAATAGAGATTTGACTTTCAACTTCTGCTACCTTCTTTTGAAACTTACGAAGTACAGCGGTTGTCTCCATAGGATGCACGAAAATAGATACATCAAATACCTTATCGAGGTTGATAATTGGAGAAAACCAACCAGTAGAGAGGAATCGTGGATACGAAATAACAAAAAAAGTACGCGCTACTTTTTCCCCTAGGTTAAGTTCACGAGGGGTTATTTGTAGTGCTGAGGGTGCTATAACATCTTGGAGCTCAAGAACACCATGTTTATAGATTTCCTCTGGAAGGATAGGAACTATATCCTGTCCTTTTTTATTCTGTTTACCTAAAAAATCAAAAAAAGCCATAAAAACCTATCTGTATTATACCTGTTCAAACCAAACCAGACACACAACACTGGGGGCACTTAGTTGAGTGCTTTTATCATTTGTTTTGGTTGGTCTCGCTCTCCTGGGTTAAATATTTTATAGAGGAGTTCTATTATCTCCTCAGTATCAAGCTGCACAGAACGTACTCCGGTGCGCACTAGACCCTGTTGTACTATTGCCATCCGTTGGTCTAACTGAGAAACATTTTCTTGAAATTCATTCTTTTTCACGGTGGTTTTACTTTCAGTTTTTTGAGATTTTGACCACGGGAGTGAACCCAGCATACCTTTGTTTATTGAAATCGTGGATGGGGAGTATGGAACAACAACAAAAAATTGCTTAGTCATAATGTCAGCTCCTTCTACAAAACTCTTGATGAACTCCATATACTCACGTATTTGAATACGCATAAGATCGTCCATAGTACGTTTATACTCCACCTCAAGTGTTTCTATGTATGGGCGTATATCGAGTTCTCTTGATTGAATATAAATTTGGATCGAGAAATCTAGCGAGTTAAAGAAGTTCTGGAACTGCATTATAAAGGCACTTTGTTCATCCTCACTTTTAAGGGCGAAGTTTAATGAGGAAGCCATAAGTACACCTCTTAGGCCACCGTTATTCAAAATAATTACACCATCTCGCACTTCTTTTACTGGTACGAAATCTTGAGATGATTGGGCTGATTTATTTGCTTGTGGCATAACTATGATATTTCTTCTTGCTCTTCTTTTTCTCGATCCAGACGAATACGCTCGTTTATATCAAGACTCCACGCAAGACTCTTAAGTTTGTTTTCCGAAACTGATGGAATATCTTGTTGAGACTGCGGTAACGACGTCTCGGTCTGGGTACGCTTTTTGGTGTTTTTGTAGTTAGAATTCCAGAGATAGAGTTTCTTATGTATGAAGTACATAAAAGCAGCCTCAAGCGTGATAATGAGCGGTTTTTTATTTACTTTTACAAATGCAAGTGCCGCTGCAAAACCTACAATAGCGAGAGCAAGTGGTATTGCAATAAGCGAAGGTAGATAACGCCACAATAAGAACCCTACTCCGACTCCACCAGCAACATATATAAATTGCTTAAGCGTAAGCGGACCGAAGATTTTATCTTCTACATCAGTAAATTGCGGTACTTGAAATTGCATAACTGATTCCATTAACGAGCAGGGTGTAGAGTAATACGTAGGCTTGCTCGAATGTGCTAAGTGTTGTTCTTGGCGTAGACAATCAGCTTACCGTGTCACTCATGACATGCTCTTACTCGTAAGTATCGCACATTACATTTAGTATGCCCATGAAAAAATGGGGACGAAATACTGTTACGCAATCGATTCTCGATATGGGTCCTCTTGTACATCCGATCGTTCGGTGCTTTTTTGTCCAACCATATACGCAGTAGTATCTGAAGGCACCGCTTTTTCTGTCTTTTTTGAAGAATATACCGTTTCTCTTTGTAGTGATTCGCTGTCCAAATGTGTTTGCATTTTTTCACGGATTGGCTTAAACACCTGTATCGCTATGTCGTCGACAAGTTTTTGAGCGAGGTCTTCCTCGATGCCAACTTCTTCTGCGATATTTTTTGCCATATTTTCAGGATCCTCTAAGCCTAAAAGA
This genomic stretch from Candidatus Kaiserbacteria bacterium harbors:
- a CDS encoding PrgI family protein is translated as MQFQVPQFTDVEDKIFGPLTLKQFIYVAGGVGVGFLLWRYLPSLIAIPLALAIVGFAAALAFVKVNKKPLIITLEAAFMYFIHKKLYLWNSNYKNTKKRTQTETSLPQSQQDIPSVSENKLKSLAWSLDINERIRLDREKEEQEEIS